atggaGCGTTTTTGCACTGAAGgcggacgagtcggcagggcaggaagctctcctaatataatagagaaagaattggcttattacaagtacgggataggaattcacgaatgacgcatcatcacgtctaattATTGagtgattaacttgaaaatttgcataaacatttttatttaccgaggatggttatagcctattttaaattcttcaagattacaGTATGTCACGTTTTTAATCAgacccttgcaaagcacgggttacctgctagtcttctACAAAATGTTCACTTTCTTGTTCAGGgccaattttttaaataaaaaaagataGAAGTACCCTATTccgaaatttatttttataattcccGACATGTTTCGGCCTTGTCTAATTTCTAGTTGTGTTCATATCAAGGGAACGTAGGCCAATTTGTTGGATcagaccactacctccgtaaacaaagccgtagtgcattcgtgtgacgtcagcacaggtagggctcctacaccaataaaaattagttgatttcagctgatctatatcagctagcgTTTTGATTGGTGttggagccctacctgtgctgacatcacacgaatgcactacggatTTGTTGACGGAGGTATTGCTCGTCCGCCACCAGTGCAAatacgcttcatgtggcttggcccttattcATTTCTTTCAGAGCTACTCAATATTTCTAAACTTAATTAGAAATAGTATCCTTTCAAGGCATATTGTTCAAGTGATCTACACTTAGTTGAAAAAAGTgcattcgtcgagttcaaaaCCAAATTTTAGTTTGAATGCTCATAGATTCAAAAACGTCATACAAGGGAAGAAAAAATGATATGAATCTTATTGACAATTTCTTCCTCTTTACAGCCATATGCGATATCCTTAGAAATAGATTATGACTGAtagttattgacattttaaaaaatatatagaaagaTCGGTATATCTCCAAAACTAAGGTCGAAATAAGAAAACTTTACTGAAGATATTTTGTAGCAACTTTCATGCAGAATATATGATCTTCGTCTGTAACACGTTTTGTAGGACATCCTGTATTTgtgagatgaataataataatttattcacttgTTCCATAGATTCATACATGAATCTTGTCAAACATAAATTGACACAAAAGTTGTCAGTCAAGAAAGTTACTTGAAACATTCATTTACCTTGAGAGAAACTCTGAAAAAAATATCCATACTGCGAATTGGATTCAAGTTTGATAGTTTTGTGTGGATCCAGGCTCAAATCTCGAGCTGCTTTATTCAGTTGACTCTTGATTTTCTCCTCCATATCGTTCATCTTTTCTCTCACCTCTgtaaattaaaaacacataattaagatgatgatgatcataatAATCTCGATCATGATAATTTTGAACATAATCAACACAGCAACAGCATtcttaatcaaatactaccattataa
This sequence is a window from Nilaparvata lugens isolate BPH unplaced genomic scaffold, ASM1435652v1 scaffold8957, whole genome shotgun sequence. Protein-coding genes within it:
- the LOC120349247 gene encoding DNA mismatch repair protein Msh2-like, which produces MNDMEEKIKSQLNKAARDLSLDPHKTIKLESNSQYGYFFQSFSQGREGSQRPDHIHSSRLG